Proteins encoded by one window of Polyangiaceae bacterium:
- the ubiE gene encoding bifunctional demethylmenaquinone methyltransferase/2-methoxy-6-polyprenyl-1,4-benzoquinol methylase UbiE, which produces MNQVESKSSALGDEPRGGSGEMFDRIADRYDLLNRIISLGIDQGWRRKTVRALALKGDAQVLDLATGTGDLGILVAETHPEVEVVGLDPSAGMLEVGRQKVHDHDLTGRIRMVQGRAEELHFDDDQFDGVCMAFGIRNAEDRGKALREMARVTRPGGRIAILELSEPRGVLGPLARFHVHQVVPRLGAWLSGAKEYRYLEKSIAAFPPAEEFAALMRESNLEVLQVQPLTFGVCHLYVATPKVAEAD; this is translated from the coding sequence ATGAATCAGGTGGAGTCGAAATCAAGCGCGCTGGGGGATGAGCCCCGAGGTGGTTCAGGTGAAATGTTCGATCGCATCGCCGATCGCTATGACCTGCTGAACCGTATTATTTCCTTGGGGATTGATCAGGGTTGGCGGCGCAAGACCGTCCGCGCGTTGGCCCTCAAAGGCGATGCTCAGGTGCTTGACCTCGCGACGGGCACAGGTGACCTAGGCATTCTGGTCGCCGAGACGCACCCAGAGGTCGAGGTCGTCGGGCTGGATCCATCAGCCGGGATGCTCGAAGTAGGGCGCCAGAAGGTGCACGACCATGACCTGACCGGGCGCATCCGCATGGTGCAAGGCCGCGCTGAGGAGCTGCACTTCGACGACGATCAGTTTGATGGCGTGTGCATGGCATTCGGCATCCGCAACGCCGAGGACCGAGGGAAGGCGCTGCGAGAAATGGCTCGCGTGACTCGACCTGGTGGTCGAATTGCCATCCTGGAGCTGTCCGAACCACGCGGCGTGCTTGGGCCGCTCGCACGCTTCCACGTCCATCAGGTCGTACCGCGCCTCGGCGCGTGGCTGTCTGGGGCCAAAGAGTACCGGTACCTAGAGAAATCCATCGCGGCGTTCCCGCCCGCAGAGGAGTTCGCTGCGCTGATGCGCGAGAGCAACCTCGAGGTGCTGCAGGTGCAGCCCCTGACGTTCGGCGTGTGTCACCTATACGTAGCCACCCCAAAAGTTGCGGAGGCTGACTGA
- a CDS encoding DUF1592 domain-containing protein, translated as MRGLTKLGVLSLGLAAFLQPACSKDDEPTSHSGKERLQCDGVNTVSAETRLLTRVQYDNTIRDLLGLDLRLAQDLFPLENTANGFSNNARAHQASPLGIEKYLEAAEVLSSELTADELAAFVPCELSTADEACAGDFIAQFGKRAFRRPLTDAEASGLLKVFQNSSPKYGPEEALRLVFQALLQSPQFLYRPESISVATAETGAVQLGSYEMASRLSYFLWNTTPDAVLFEAADNDELRTAEQIEAQARRMLADPRAREVALDFNRQWLGLDRLDSVVREETPGVEAPVSLNQMQLPGSWRESMERFLGEVVFDGEGTVHDLFTSPVVYVDAELAKLYGVEAPAEGFARVELDPDERAGLLTQPALLAMFSHPDQSAPIKRGVFVREQILCQPIDPPPPSVDQTPPDPNPNLTTRERFADHTSIPGCIDCHKKIDGIGFGLENYDQLGRFRADEFGIPIDASGQVLEATEERLNGKFNGAVQLSKRLADSAQVQDCIATQWYRYATGRVENDADGCSLQQVHDAFQASGGKLKELLVAITLSDAFRYRRPGSQDGAQ; from the coding sequence ATGCGTGGGCTGACGAAACTCGGCGTGCTGAGCCTCGGCTTGGCGGCGTTTCTCCAGCCTGCTTGCTCCAAGGATGACGAGCCCACGAGCCACTCCGGGAAAGAGCGGCTGCAGTGTGACGGCGTGAACACGGTTTCGGCGGAGACGCGCCTGCTTACGCGGGTGCAATACGACAACACCATCCGCGACTTGCTGGGCCTCGATCTCCGCCTCGCGCAGGATCTGTTTCCGCTCGAAAACACCGCAAACGGCTTCAGCAATAACGCCCGGGCGCATCAAGCGTCGCCCCTCGGCATCGAGAAGTACCTGGAGGCCGCCGAGGTGCTGAGCAGCGAACTCACCGCCGATGAGCTAGCGGCTTTCGTTCCGTGTGAGCTGAGTACCGCCGATGAGGCGTGCGCTGGTGACTTCATCGCCCAGTTTGGCAAGCGCGCTTTCCGCCGCCCCCTAACGGACGCCGAGGCGAGTGGCTTGCTCAAGGTCTTCCAGAACTCCTCCCCCAAATACGGACCAGAAGAAGCGCTCCGCCTGGTGTTCCAGGCGCTGCTGCAGTCCCCGCAGTTCTTGTATCGGCCGGAGTCGATTTCGGTGGCCACCGCGGAGACCGGCGCCGTGCAGCTTGGGTCTTATGAGATGGCCTCGCGCCTCTCGTACTTCTTGTGGAACACCACACCTGACGCTGTGCTGTTCGAGGCGGCCGACAACGACGAGCTGCGCACTGCGGAGCAAATCGAGGCTCAGGCGCGGCGCATGCTCGCCGATCCCCGGGCGAGGGAAGTTGCACTGGATTTCAACCGCCAGTGGCTTGGCCTCGACCGCCTGGACAGCGTGGTGCGGGAGGAGACGCCCGGCGTCGAGGCACCGGTTTCGCTCAATCAGATGCAGCTGCCGGGGTCGTGGCGCGAGTCCATGGAACGGTTCCTCGGGGAAGTGGTCTTCGACGGAGAGGGCACCGTGCACGACCTGTTCACGTCCCCAGTTGTCTACGTGGATGCGGAGCTCGCCAAGCTCTACGGCGTTGAGGCGCCCGCAGAAGGCTTCGCGCGAGTGGAACTCGACCCGGACGAACGCGCTGGGTTGCTCACCCAGCCGGCGCTGCTCGCGATGTTCTCACACCCCGATCAATCAGCGCCGATCAAGCGCGGCGTGTTCGTGAGGGAGCAGATCCTGTGTCAGCCCATCGATCCGCCACCGCCCAGCGTGGACCAGACACCACCGGATCCGAACCCCAACCTCACCACCCGTGAGCGGTTCGCGGATCACACATCGATCCCAGGTTGCATCGACTGCCACAAGAAGATCGACGGCATCGGCTTTGGTCTCGAGAACTACGATCAGCTCGGTCGGTTCCGTGCGGATGAATTCGGCATTCCAATCGACGCTTCGGGGCAGGTCTTGGAGGCGACTGAAGAGCGCCTCAACGGCAAATTCAACGGCGCCGTTCAGCTCTCCAAGCGGCTTGCCGACAGCGCGCAGGTGCAAGACTGCATCGCCACCCAGTGGTATCGCTACGCGACCGGGCGGGTGGAGAACGACGCAGACGGTTGCAGCCTCCAGCAGGTGCACGATGCCTTCCAGGCCTCTGGTGGGAAGCTGAAGGAGTTGCTCGTCGCGATCACCTTGAGCGACGCTTTCCGCTATCGCCGCCCCGGCAGTCAGGACGGTGCGCAATGA
- a CDS encoding isochorismate synthase yields the protein MSSLGPSLSPAGPHEAADYKGSLDQRILGALERGAGTRLVSLSIPAPRVPADTLLSMRGEAASFLWAPPAATHFSGFGTAHEIASSGSERFRVCAERGAVLREARELLAPEAPAARLFGGFAFQSAGSGDGLSEPWQTFGEARFLLPRVRYAVAGDDAWLTLTLGPEERDAAKISAELREILSGLRHAEAPNSIAIRQTHGDVVSTEASSYESWDALIRSILDAIARGGAEKIVAARKTRFTLQHPVDPLAVLQRLQGSPNVNRVAFRFAQAEFLAATPERLLRRSGRQIQTEALAGTLPTQHASGSVAEAVRALLASQKDREEHAYVVEEILRCLQPFCSQIQAAQEPLVRELRHVVHLQTPIEGQLAADPERHVLELVEALHPTPAVGGVPRQFALDFLSEHEALERGWYAGPLGWYDAAGDGEFWVGLRSGVFSGNEAHLFAGAGIVRGSETESEFAETEVKLTSLLRALGIA from the coding sequence GTGAGCTCGCTCGGCCCTAGCCTGAGCCCGGCCGGGCCACACGAGGCAGCCGACTACAAAGGCTCCCTCGACCAGCGCATTTTAGGCGCGCTGGAACGTGGCGCGGGCACGCGCCTAGTCAGCCTCAGCATCCCTGCTCCACGTGTCCCTGCGGATACGCTCCTGAGTATGCGGGGAGAAGCCGCGAGCTTTCTCTGGGCACCCCCAGCCGCAACCCACTTCTCCGGGTTTGGCACAGCTCACGAGATCGCCAGTTCTGGCAGCGAGCGCTTTCGCGTCTGCGCCGAGCGCGGCGCGGTCTTGCGTGAAGCGCGTGAGTTGCTCGCTCCCGAGGCTCCCGCAGCGCGCCTGTTTGGCGGGTTCGCATTTCAGAGCGCTGGCTCGGGCGACGGCTTGAGTGAGCCCTGGCAAACCTTCGGCGAGGCGCGATTTTTACTCCCGCGAGTGCGCTACGCGGTCGCCGGTGACGATGCATGGTTGACCCTGACGCTCGGTCCCGAGGAGCGTGACGCGGCGAAGATCAGCGCTGAGCTACGTGAGATCTTGAGCGGGCTCCGTCACGCAGAGGCGCCGAACAGCATCGCGATCCGTCAGACTCACGGTGACGTCGTGAGCACCGAGGCGAGCAGCTATGAGAGCTGGGATGCCTTGATCCGCTCCATCCTGGATGCAATCGCACGAGGCGGCGCAGAGAAGATCGTCGCCGCGCGCAAGACCCGCTTCACCCTGCAGCACCCGGTAGACCCGCTGGCGGTTCTGCAGCGACTCCAAGGATCGCCAAACGTCAATCGCGTGGCCTTCCGTTTCGCTCAGGCTGAATTCCTCGCGGCAACGCCTGAGCGATTGCTACGGCGCTCTGGCCGACAGATTCAGACCGAGGCGCTCGCAGGCACTCTCCCCACGCAGCACGCGTCTGGCTCCGTCGCCGAGGCGGTGCGCGCGCTGCTCGCGAGCCAGAAGGACCGCGAAGAGCACGCCTATGTGGTGGAGGAAATCTTGCGCTGCCTCCAGCCGTTCTGCAGCCAAATCCAGGCAGCGCAGGAGCCATTGGTGCGGGAGCTACGCCACGTGGTGCACCTGCAGACGCCCATCGAAGGTCAGCTTGCGGCGGACCCCGAGCGTCACGTGCTGGAGCTGGTCGAGGCACTTCACCCGACACCAGCGGTCGGCGGCGTGCCCCGCCAGTTCGCGTTGGACTTCCTGAGCGAGCATGAGGCGCTGGAGCGCGGTTGGTACGCGGGCCCACTCGGCTGGTACGACGCCGCAGGCGACGGCGAGTTCTGGGTGGGGCTCCGCTCGGGTGTTTTCAGCGGCAACGAGGCGCACCTGTTCGCCGGCGCGGGCATCGTGCGTGGTTCCGAGACGGAGAGCGAGTTCGCCGAGACCGAAGTGAAGCTCACTAGTTTGCTTCGCGCGCTCGGCATCGCCTGA
- the ettA gene encoding energy-dependent translational throttle protein EttA, protein MPEFIFTMQGVTRVHPPDKKVLENITLAFYPGAKIGVLGINGSGKSSLLKIMAGVDQDFIGEAKPYPGTKIGYFAQEPDLGSATTVKQAVDEAVGETKALLDEFEAISMKLGEPMSDDEMTALLEKQGKLQDQIDAADAWNLDTNVEIAMEALRLPPPDAEISKLSGGEKRRVALCRILLGRPDMLLLDEPTNHLDAESVAWLERFLQEYPGTVVAVTHDRYFLDNVAGWILELDRGRGYPFKGNYSAWLEQKTERLAQEEKSESARQRKLKQELEWVRASPKARQAKSKARLQAYDELMNQSSSKSVEGGEISIPPGPRLGDDVIEAEGLAKAFGDRVLFEGLDFRLPRAGIVGIIGPNGAGKTTLFRMLVGEQQPDQGELKVGETVQISYVDQSREEMGTEKTVFDVISGGNEVVEIGKREVKARAYCSWFGFRGSDQQKPVGKLSGGERNRVHLAKLLKQGGNVLLLDEPTNDLDVETLQSLEQALLDFPGCAVVTSHDRWFLDRIATHILAFEGDSQAVWFEGNFEAYEADRRRRLGEDADQPRRIKYRAIKI, encoded by the coding sequence ATGCCCGAGTTCATTTTCACGATGCAAGGAGTCACCCGTGTCCACCCCCCGGACAAGAAGGTGCTCGAGAACATCACCCTGGCCTTCTACCCCGGCGCCAAGATCGGGGTGCTCGGCATCAACGGGTCGGGCAAGAGCTCGCTGCTGAAGATCATGGCGGGAGTCGATCAAGACTTCATCGGTGAGGCCAAGCCCTATCCAGGGACCAAGATTGGCTACTTCGCTCAGGAGCCCGATCTCGGCAGCGCCACTACCGTGAAGCAAGCGGTGGATGAGGCCGTCGGTGAGACCAAGGCGCTGCTCGACGAGTTCGAGGCCATCTCGATGAAGCTCGGCGAGCCGATGAGTGACGATGAGATGACGGCGTTGCTCGAGAAGCAGGGCAAGCTGCAAGATCAAATCGACGCGGCGGATGCCTGGAACCTCGACACCAACGTCGAGATCGCCATGGAAGCGCTGCGTCTTCCACCTCCAGACGCCGAGATCAGCAAGCTCTCCGGTGGTGAGAAGCGGCGCGTCGCGCTCTGCCGCATCCTACTCGGGCGCCCCGACATGCTCCTGCTCGACGAGCCGACCAACCACCTCGACGCCGAGAGCGTTGCGTGGCTCGAGCGTTTCCTCCAGGAATACCCGGGCACCGTCGTGGCCGTTACTCACGACCGCTACTTCTTGGACAACGTTGCTGGTTGGATCCTAGAACTCGACCGGGGTCGCGGATACCCATTCAAGGGTAACTACTCAGCGTGGCTCGAGCAGAAGACGGAGCGCCTCGCCCAAGAAGAAAAGTCCGAGAGCGCTCGCCAGCGAAAGCTGAAGCAAGAACTCGAGTGGGTGCGGGCGTCACCCAAAGCTCGCCAAGCCAAGAGCAAGGCACGCCTCCAGGCCTACGACGAGTTGATGAATCAGTCGTCGAGCAAGAGCGTGGAAGGCGGTGAAATCAGCATTCCGCCGGGACCGCGCCTGGGTGACGACGTGATCGAGGCGGAAGGGCTAGCCAAAGCATTTGGCGATCGTGTGCTGTTCGAAGGCCTCGACTTCCGTCTGCCTCGAGCGGGGATCGTCGGCATCATCGGCCCCAACGGCGCCGGCAAGACCACGCTCTTCCGCATGCTCGTCGGTGAGCAACAACCCGATCAAGGCGAGCTCAAGGTCGGGGAAACGGTGCAGATTTCCTATGTCGACCAATCCCGCGAGGAAATGGGCACCGAGAAGACGGTGTTCGACGTGATCAGCGGCGGCAACGAGGTCGTGGAGATCGGCAAGCGTGAGGTGAAGGCGCGCGCGTACTGTTCGTGGTTCGGCTTCCGCGGCAGCGATCAGCAAAAGCCGGTCGGCAAGCTCTCGGGCGGTGAGCGGAACCGCGTGCACCTCGCCAAGCTGCTCAAACAAGGCGGCAACGTGTTGCTGCTCGACGAGCCGACCAACGACCTCGACGTGGAGACGCTGCAGTCCCTCGAGCAGGCCCTGCTCGACTTCCCCGGCTGCGCGGTGGTGACCAGCCACGATCGCTGGTTCCTCGATCGCATCGCGACCCACATCCTCGCCTTCGAGGGCGATAGCCAAGCGGTGTGGTTCGAAGGCAACTTCGAGGCCTATGAGGCCGACCGTCGCCGGCGGCTCGGTGAAGACGCCGACCAGCCCCGGCGCATCAAGTACCGCGCAATCAAGATCTAG
- the menD gene encoding 2-succinyl-5-enolpyruvyl-6-hydroxy-3-cyclohexene-1-carboxylic-acid synthase gives MHSRGPDSATAAHLTSSWARLLMHTLWDAGVEHFVVSPGSRSTPFTWALMQLTRQPDGPSAQIVLDERSAGFVALGVARASGKPAALLCTSGSAAANYFPAVVEARAAGLPLLLVTSDRPTELGQCGAPQTLDQLKLYGDQAVGFFELGQAESDLRAWRGLRRIALQAYATSIGPIPGPVQLNVRARKPLEPEPDGPLKSFVDSLVGPHPQNLIRTEVSISEVAAEHLAQRLKQAKRGAIVCGPLSPSQAAPRELLQRISKASGWPLWCEATSNAESGDAVTRFDTWLRDEAARRELTPDVILQLGPAPTSGSLLRVLDQFEIERHVICPFGYQDPANRAASVQRADLGPSLRRLLTRLETAPAAELYCERLMRVEAACGAALVEVLEACDGESQLSEASAFDAVLQNLPEAATLSVGNSLAVREVDWFRRHRLPGRVLSQRGLNGIDGNVSGAFGARLAGAAGPHLLLLGDLSFLHDLGGLGAALRATQPLVVCVINNAGGRIFEMLPLASEVDAAALEPWTTPHRANLEHAAGIHGIAYFQANTRSEIKASLDACLNRNAAAVVEVRVADQSSISAQRALWRRASERISAAL, from the coding sequence ATGCACAGCCGAGGCCCGGACAGCGCTACTGCGGCCCACCTGACCAGCAGCTGGGCGCGCCTCTTGATGCACACGCTGTGGGACGCGGGGGTCGAGCACTTCGTCGTGAGCCCCGGCTCGCGCTCGACGCCGTTCACCTGGGCGCTGATGCAACTCACCAGGCAGCCTGACGGACCGAGCGCGCAGATCGTGCTGGATGAGCGCTCGGCGGGCTTCGTGGCGCTGGGTGTCGCGCGCGCCAGCGGCAAACCGGCGGCGCTCTTGTGCACGTCGGGTAGCGCCGCCGCCAACTATTTCCCCGCGGTAGTTGAGGCGCGAGCCGCCGGCCTGCCGCTGCTCCTGGTCACCAGTGACCGGCCCACGGAGCTCGGCCAGTGCGGCGCGCCGCAGACTCTCGATCAGCTGAAGCTCTACGGAGACCAAGCCGTGGGCTTTTTCGAGCTGGGGCAAGCGGAGAGCGATTTGCGCGCCTGGCGCGGCTTGCGTCGTATAGCGCTGCAGGCATACGCAACCAGCATCGGTCCCATTCCTGGGCCCGTGCAGCTCAACGTCAGGGCGCGCAAGCCGCTGGAGCCGGAGCCAGACGGTCCGCTCAAGAGCTTCGTTGACTCCCTGGTGGGCCCTCACCCCCAAAACTTGATCCGCACGGAAGTTAGCATCAGCGAGGTCGCGGCGGAGCACCTCGCTCAGCGCCTGAAGCAGGCGAAGCGGGGCGCGATCGTGTGCGGTCCGCTGTCACCAAGCCAAGCGGCGCCGCGCGAGCTCTTGCAGCGCATCTCCAAGGCGAGCGGCTGGCCGCTGTGGTGCGAAGCGACGAGCAACGCCGAAAGCGGAGACGCCGTCACTCGCTTCGACACCTGGCTGCGAGACGAAGCGGCGCGGCGGGAACTCACGCCGGACGTGATACTGCAGCTCGGTCCCGCACCGACCTCGGGCAGCCTGCTGCGTGTCCTCGACCAGTTCGAAATCGAACGTCACGTGATCTGCCCGTTCGGCTATCAAGATCCAGCGAATCGCGCCGCGAGCGTGCAGCGTGCTGATTTGGGTCCGAGCTTGAGGCGCCTGTTGACGCGTCTCGAAACGGCCCCCGCCGCCGAGCTCTACTGCGAGCGACTGATGCGAGTAGAAGCTGCCTGTGGGGCCGCGCTCGTGGAGGTGCTCGAGGCGTGCGACGGGGAGTCGCAGCTGAGTGAGGCGAGCGCCTTCGACGCGGTCCTACAAAACCTCCCGGAAGCGGCGACGCTGAGCGTTGGCAATAGCTTGGCGGTGCGTGAGGTGGATTGGTTTCGTCGCCACCGACTGCCTGGTCGGGTGCTCTCTCAGCGCGGCCTGAACGGCATCGATGGCAACGTGAGCGGCGCCTTCGGCGCGCGCCTGGCAGGAGCTGCTGGGCCGCACCTGTTGCTGCTCGGAGACTTGAGCTTTCTCCACGACTTAGGTGGCCTTGGGGCGGCTCTGCGCGCAACTCAGCCCCTCGTGGTCTGTGTGATCAACAACGCGGGCGGACGCATCTTCGAGATGCTGCCCCTCGCCTCCGAGGTCGACGCGGCAGCGCTGGAGCCGTGGACCACACCTCATCGCGCGAACTTGGAGCACGCCGCGGGGATACACGGGATCGCATACTTCCAGGCGAACACCCGAAGTGAGATCAAGGCGTCACTGGATGCCTGTCTGAACCGCAATGCTGCAGCGGTAGTAGAAGTACGGGTGGCAGACCAATCCAGCATTTCTGCTCAGCGCGCCTTGTGGCGCCGCGCGAGTGAGCGTATTTCCGCGGCGCTGTAG
- the aroF gene encoding 3-deoxy-7-phosphoheptulonate synthase: protein MIVNLEIGTDTASVQRALVAHGLWVRRLEGTEEVCFLIEPSSRRVSREELLAIPGVRDVALPKSPHPLLDAQPKHPSLCGVALGKEPLLIAGPCAVESPEQIDAIAARISNVGARLIRGGAFKPRTSPYSFRGQGEQALGWLSAAARKHGLGVVTEVMAPEQAPAVAEHADLLQIGCRNMQNYSLLASAAEHERPMLLKRGMSATVEEWLLAAEYCLLHGAPFVVFCERGIRGFDTTTRNLLDLGAVALLSHVHHLPVLVDPSHACGRRDLIPALSKAALAVGAAGLLLETHDAPGEALSDGPQALAPQELKALAAELGFRAKTSNGERAGSMDSAAVAAPAELPRMEART, encoded by the coding sequence ATGATCGTCAACTTGGAGATCGGTACCGACACCGCCAGCGTCCAGCGGGCGCTGGTCGCGCACGGGCTCTGGGTGCGACGCCTGGAGGGCACCGAAGAGGTCTGCTTCCTCATTGAGCCAAGCTCGCGACGGGTGAGCCGAGAGGAGCTGTTGGCTATCCCGGGAGTTCGCGACGTCGCGCTCCCGAAGTCACCCCATCCCCTGCTCGACGCGCAGCCGAAGCACCCCAGCTTGTGCGGCGTTGCGCTGGGCAAGGAGCCGCTGCTGATTGCCGGCCCTTGCGCCGTCGAATCGCCGGAGCAAATCGATGCGATTGCCGCGCGGATTTCAAACGTCGGGGCGCGGCTGATCCGCGGCGGCGCCTTCAAGCCCCGCACGTCTCCCTACTCCTTCCGAGGCCAGGGCGAGCAGGCGCTGGGGTGGCTGTCGGCAGCGGCACGCAAACACGGCTTGGGCGTGGTCACCGAGGTGATGGCTCCAGAGCAAGCCCCGGCGGTCGCCGAGCACGCCGACCTGCTTCAGATCGGCTGCCGCAACATGCAGAACTACAGCCTGCTCGCGAGCGCCGCGGAACATGAGCGGCCCATGTTGCTCAAGCGCGGCATGAGCGCGACCGTCGAGGAGTGGCTGCTCGCCGCCGAGTACTGCCTGCTGCACGGAGCGCCGTTCGTGGTGTTCTGCGAGCGCGGGATCCGTGGCTTCGACACGACCACACGGAACTTGCTGGATCTCGGGGCGGTAGCGCTCTTGAGTCACGTCCACCATCTGCCGGTGTTGGTCGACCCAAGCCACGCCTGCGGCCGTCGCGATCTGATCCCGGCGTTGTCGAAAGCCGCGTTGGCGGTCGGCGCTGCGGGGCTCTTGCTGGAGACCCACGATGCCCCGGGCGAAGCGTTGAGCGACGGTCCTCAGGCGCTCGCTCCCCAGGAGCTGAAGGCGTTGGCCGCCGAACTCGGTTTCCGCGCGAAAACTTCGAACGGTGAGCGCGCGGGCTCAATGGACAGTGCAGCCGTCGCGGCGCCCGCGGAATTGCCTCGGATGGAGGCTCGAACATGA
- a CDS encoding alpha/beta fold hydrolase produces MDIVFLHGFTGTPGSFRWVAEALAPTQARVFAPILVGHAGGPSAASSFEQEVERLSREIDEAGFRGAHLIGYSLGSRVSLGLLMHDQTQFASATLVGVHPGLESEAARKQRVQADEGWCELLERQGITAFIRAWMTLPLWETQKTLDEAKLEAQSRDRMTHTALGLACALRSLGLGQMPAYVERLHTLKLPVHLVVGEQDAKFLEIATRIVRQLPQGDLQVAPSSGHNVLLERPDFIAQVLRSADTACPPPN; encoded by the coding sequence ATGGACATCGTTTTTCTTCACGGATTTACCGGAACGCCAGGTTCCTTTCGCTGGGTCGCAGAAGCGCTGGCCCCGACGCAGGCCCGCGTGTTCGCGCCCATCCTGGTTGGGCACGCCGGCGGTCCGTCTGCGGCGAGCAGCTTCGAGCAAGAGGTCGAGCGGTTGAGCCGTGAGATCGACGAGGCGGGTTTCCGTGGAGCACACCTGATCGGTTACTCCCTTGGGAGTCGCGTGTCGCTTGGCCTCTTGATGCACGACCAGACCCAGTTCGCCAGCGCGACGCTCGTAGGAGTGCACCCCGGGCTCGAGAGCGAAGCCGCGCGGAAACAACGCGTACAGGCTGACGAAGGCTGGTGCGAGCTGCTGGAGCGCCAAGGCATCACCGCCTTCATCCGCGCTTGGATGACGCTACCCTTGTGGGAGACTCAAAAGACCCTCGACGAAGCGAAGCTCGAAGCTCAGTCGCGGGATCGCATGACCCACACGGCGCTCGGCCTGGCATGTGCCCTGCGGAGCCTTGGGCTCGGGCAAATGCCCGCGTACGTCGAGCGCCTACATACGTTGAAGCTGCCCGTGCACTTGGTGGTTGGGGAGCAGGACGCGAAGTTCCTGGAGATCGCCACGCGCATCGTTCGGCAGCTGCCCCAGGGGGATCTGCAAGTGGCGCCAAGCTCCGGTCACAACGTACTGCTCGAGCGTCCCGATTTCATCGCGCAGGTGTTAAGAAGCGCGGACACAGCGTGTCCTCCTCCGAACTAG
- a CDS encoding HDOD domain-containing protein has product MDYGRGEYTLATPTVDPQSIVAELLATFRAPGYQPPRLPAVGIKLLELANDPDVDMRKIAELLQQDALLAGEVVKLGQAAAFGRAAPGLTIQGAVTRLGLRRVSELFLVASMNMRVFRAKGYDEVMGKLQKHSLVVAYLAKHIAQQAGLRADHAFLCGLLHEVGTAGALIALSEKATKQRKQPPAPSMFADALMEVSGQASGVLARVWGLAPDVVLVLQHHQQPMVDGKPLRVGIVVHAADGIAYNSGYGVFGGEARCIDCAVRTLELSDEQFEAALEGAWKELAAFGIEPKDCAA; this is encoded by the coding sequence GTGGACTATGGGCGCGGCGAGTACACCCTCGCTACGCCCACAGTCGATCCTCAATCCATCGTGGCTGAGCTGCTCGCCACGTTTCGCGCACCTGGCTATCAACCGCCTCGCCTACCCGCCGTGGGCATCAAGTTGCTCGAGTTGGCGAATGATCCCGATGTGGACATGCGCAAGATCGCCGAACTGCTTCAGCAGGACGCGTTGCTCGCAGGCGAAGTCGTCAAGCTCGGTCAGGCAGCAGCCTTCGGCCGTGCTGCGCCCGGTTTGACCATCCAGGGAGCGGTCACGCGTCTCGGCCTCCGCCGGGTGAGCGAACTGTTCCTCGTCGCATCGATGAACATGCGCGTCTTCCGCGCCAAGGGCTACGACGAGGTGATGGGGAAGCTGCAGAAGCACAGCCTGGTCGTGGCCTACCTGGCAAAGCACATCGCCCAGCAAGCGGGGCTCCGAGCGGACCATGCGTTCTTGTGTGGGTTGCTGCACGAAGTGGGCACCGCGGGTGCGCTGATCGCCCTGAGCGAGAAGGCGACGAAGCAGCGCAAGCAACCGCCGGCGCCGTCGATGTTCGCGGACGCGCTCATGGAAGTGTCCGGGCAAGCGAGCGGGGTCCTCGCGCGGGTTTGGGGGCTCGCGCCGGATGTCGTACTCGTGCTCCAACACCACCAACAGCCGATGGTCGACGGCAAGCCGCTGCGGGTCGGTATCGTGGTCCATGCCGCGGACGGCATCGCTTACAACAGCGGCTACGGTGTGTTTGGGGGGGAGGCGCGCTGTATCGACTGCGCGGTTCGCACCCTGGAGCTCAGCGACGAGCAATTCGAGGCAGCGCTCGAAGGCGCCTGGAAGGAGCTCGCGGCCTTCGGGATCGAGCCCAAGGACTGCGCCGCCTGA